In the genome of Geotrypetes seraphini chromosome 16, aGeoSer1.1, whole genome shotgun sequence, one region contains:
- the LOC117350219 gene encoding olfactory receptor 4S2-like: protein MIYLLTIAGNLLIILTIYVDSQLHSPMYFFLSNLSFLDLSFSTVTVPKSLVTFASQNRTISLNDCIAQLFFFHFFGGTECFHLTLMAYDRYVAICNPLRYTTIMNRRVCVLLVVCIWVGGFLHGFAQAFPIIQLPFCGPNEINHFFCETHALYLLACSSTFISVTADMVNSGIIALGSSLVLFISYGYIISTILKIRSAEGRRKAFSTCASHLLVVTLFFGPSVFIYMRPSVTFAADKLVSVFYTIVTPLLNPFIYTLRNQEVKKAMKRLGGRKVSL, encoded by the coding sequence ATGATTTACTTGCTCACTATAGCTGGAAATCTTCTCATCATATTAACAATTTATGTGGACTCTCAGTTGCACTCCCCCATGTATTTCTTCCTCAGCAACCTGTCTTTCTTAGATCTGTCCTTTTCCACTGTCACGGTCCCCAAATCCCTTGTTACTTTTGCCTCGCAGAACCGAACCATCTCACTCAATGACTGCATTGCTCAGCTGTTCTTCTTCCATTTCTTTGGGGGCACAGAATGCTTTCACCTGACCCTGATGGCTTACGACCGCTATGTCGCCATTTGCAACCCTTTGCGTTACACCACAATAATGAACAGGCGTGTCTGCGTCTTATTGGTGGTTTGCATATGGGTAGGCGGTTTCCTTCATGGCTTTGCGCAGGCTTTTCCAATAATACAGCTGCCCTTCTGTGGTCCGAACGAGATAAATCATTTCTTTTGTGAAACCCACGCCTTATATTTGTTGGCTTGCTCTAGCACCTTTATCAGCGTAACTGCCGATATGGTCAATAGTGGAATCATAGCCCTTGGCTCTTCCTTGGTGTTGTTCATTTCTTACGGATATATCATCTCCACTATTTTAAAAATTCGCTCGGCTGAGGGACGGCGGAAAGCCTTCTCTACCTGTGCCTCCCACCTCCTGGTGGTCACTTTGTTTTTTGGCCCCTCTGTCTTCATCTACATGAGACCTTCGGTGACTTTTGCTGCTGACAAACTGGTCTCTGTTTTTTACACCATCGTGACCCCTTTGTTGAATCCCTTCATTTATACTCTCAGAAACCAGGAAGTGAAAAAAGCCATGAAGAGGCTGGGCGGTAGGAAGGTGTCTCTTTAG